TGTTATTAGCTGAGCCTCTATTAATGATTAATGCAAAGTAATGGCAGAGGTACCTGATGTAATGTCTATGCTGTGTCTATCTTCCTCCAGACGTCTGATTTTTTCCTCCAGTTCACTGTGGACTGTATCGAAGAGCAGCAGTTTCTCACTCTACACACATTAGAGAAAGAACACTGTCACTTAAGAACAACTCCATCTGCTAAGTGATGCTCTTTAAGTAACGTGGaaaaaaacttcattatttCTTGGTTCTCCAGCTATACACATACAGATACAGATGTTTTTACTACATCTTCAACctgtgtcaaattaaaaaaaacacatggtaTACGATATATTGTGATGAATCATTTCAAGCCTTacttaaatcatcttttgatccaattTTATGTTTTCCCAATAATCTAAGTATGATGATgtcagttttagccaaaataaggagtttctgcagaacaacagGAGTTCGTTAGGAATGTATctctgagttatgggtgggGCCTTTGTTGCAGAGAAACCCCGCCTCCTGttgttgagagctctctgtttaagCAGAGCAGTACATTTTCTAAGCtctttttcatttgcattttttcatctgttcctgattcataTAAACTtacataaagaaatattcataaatgccattttaagcttaattttctttatatgtgtcttTTATTGAGAGAAAAgcgccacaaaaacatgttaaaaacaccaaaaatactattttaatcagagtgggtgtttaatttttctgttaaagtaCTTGGTACAAGGCAGtcaaattattctaaataataatttacatgTTTAAGTATGTTAAgcataatagaaaaaaaacttccccatttgtcttaaaaaaggCTCTTGTCAAATGTTTGGGGTTTGCTTAGATAAAAATTTGCAAACCTAAACAGTACGGCAATGTTCTTTTCTAATAAAGTTAGTTGCACTAGAGTATCACATTAAGTGCTGTTGTTAATCTTTTACTTCACTAAAAAAATTGTTGCTTGTTGAGAACCAGGTTTTCTTTCTTGTGTGAAGGGCAATAGGTTttttactgttgtgtttttgaagcAAAGTGTAGTTAAAATGACTTTGTGTCTGACCTCCCAGTGTTGGCATGCTGCCTGGATCTCACAGTCGTACTTGTTCTTTACAGACTCAAGACACAACTGTCTGTAGATACCTGGTGTAGATAAAGAAAGACAGCATGTGAGAAAAGAAGGGACAAAACCACAGGTTGGCAATATTTGTgcttggattttattttgataggttACCTGCCACCTTGGTGCGGACCTGCATGTTCTCACGCAAAACTTCCAGGGGATCAAGGTATTCTGTTGCTCGCCCAGCCTCAACCTCCGTCAGCTTACTGTTCACCTGATTCAGTCGCTCCCGGTACAACCTGCACAGAATCACAGGGTTTCACTTAATCActttgttttatagttttcaaTTTTGAAAGTTGTCACATGGTTTAATGGAGGTCTTACTGGTCTTTGAGATCAGTGAACTGTTTTTCCAGATTAGACATTTCATTCAGGCATTCAACTCTTCTCCTTTCACAGTCCTCCTCATCCatttctgaaatataaaaacacatatcagcaacaaacatatttttattcctTAGCCGATACTggactgaaacaaaaataaaaattcgaTTCTATCGCACCAGGTAAAACGGAAATGATTGATGTGAGAAATTTATTTCACACGTTTACAAACTATTTCAATTTGTGAGTTTTGTGAGTTTGTGTAGTAGATTTCCCACCGGAGCTGTCTCCATCCTCAGATACAGAGAAGCTGTCAGAATCCTCCTCATCTAAACTTGATGCGTCTTGCTCCTGGTCCTCCACCTCCATTTCCTCAGCTGTGTTCTCCTTCTTCTCCCGGTCACGGTGCACCGGCATGGCACCAAATCAGATCAACACCAAATCTGTAACAAGGAAATGCAAAAAGGCATTTGTGTATTCAAATGACCCAGTCCAAGTTCATGCAATTTCATTTGTTAGGTTTGTGCATTCAAATAACAGTAATTCAAGTTTTTATAGATTCAAATTTCAACAATTATACATGCATATATAGATCCCTATAAATGCAtttgcaaataataaaatatgggAAACTTCATTGTATCAATATAAACAAACTTAGGGAAATCTTCGAATCCAtgtattttgtcataaaaaatatttgcaccACACATTATATGAGACTATATGTTTTATAACGCTATATGATATTTATCTTACTTTTGCCCAGAAGTTTACaacaacagttaaaaacaagttaaattgGATCAGTCGCtaacctttaaaataaacttcctattaatacaataattataatatattatttttagactaattttgcagccaaaattaaaactttCTGGCTGTTTGCGTGGTTAAACGTTATAGTAGACAACACATGCTGTTAGCATTTTGTTAGCAAGATAGCAGCCAAGTTGTACAGCAAACAATATCCTCACCTACAAACTAAAAACACGCAGAAAACAATGTAAAATCACAACTTACAAACGAAAAAATATGGGATGATcaccaaaatgttaaaaatatagaaacaaaaataaagaaatgtgtcgaaatatttgttgtttttcgtCGATAACCACTTCATATGTGACCAAAAGGCatgctaaaaacaaatttcCACAAGCGCTCTGATTTGTTTTGGGACATGTAGTTTATAGCACTGCTGAAGCCGAAGatttaaaacaggaagtatGTGGATGTAAAACTACATTACCCAGCATACCCAGGAAAGATCAATAACgcaacaaaaacagtcaattgggacaacaacttttaaaaattgttttaaaatataaatatatatttattatgtattattttaaaaataataaagtgtttAATCAACGAGCAATGTTCTAGTTTGATTTATCTGGTATCTactactttgttgtttttttctaccccGCTTCACTCCTCCGCCATGATGTTTTCCAAGTGGAGTGCTAGCTAACCAGTTAGTTTAGCTCCCAAAGCTTGAGGACTACAGTAGAAAGGAGGTGTTGGGGATGGATGCATTACCCCCCCTACGTTGTATATATTTGTCGAGCCTAAGCGGAATGTGTCGTCTCCCTCCCGATACGTGTTAGTGCTGGTGGGGGGCCAGCGTTGTCGAATTATTTAAGAGAACGACAGGGTTTTCGTCCCAGTTTGGAAAGATTAACGCTAGCAGGCTGTTTTGGTGGTTTACAGCTAGCTCCTCCTTGCTCTCCCAACGTCTCCAGCCTCAGGAATGTTCTCAAAAAAGACTCATGGAGACGTTAAAAAATCGACACAGAAAGTGTTGGACCCAAAGAAGGATGTGTTGACAAGACTCAAACATCTCAGAATCGTCATAGGTAAGTCGAAAGCTCTTTGCTATTAATTTATAGATTAGCTTTTTGCACACAAGTTTGCTCATTGTGCACGTAACGTCAAATCGTCCTTATGAGTGTACAGAAAAAACGTCAATAAATGAAATTTGGCTAATGCTGACATTTTAAAACCttcctgtgtgtttgtttataaCGTTTGAGGCAATCGAGATTGCAGAGTTCTTTTGAAGCATACAGGAAATTCAAAGTGAGTGGTCAGATTTTTAATATAGGTAAGTTACTAttttattatgactttttaaaatgttttgggatCCTAAGACAGAACAGTGATGAGAAGGCTTCCAGCTGACTAGGAAATGTCAGCTGTGATGCTTCACGTTGTTTATCAGGTTGGTCTTCTACAGAGGCGTGTCTGACTGCTGAATAAATACCTGACAAGTGAGAAATGACTGCTCCCCCCTTTCTGAGCTGGATTTGGTGGAGAGTCAGCTGATTTGAAATGTGTGGGAGATCTGTCAGGATGCCCCAGAGTTAAGTGGTGGAAGATGGGAGTGAGAGTCACAAATAACCTAATGTGTTCTTGCAGACCAGAGAGGAAAATAACCTCCAGTATTTCCTCTAGCAGTAGCTCATTTCCTATTTCTATTGTAAGAGGTACTGGcctccatgtgtgtgtgtgagacaaaGGGGTGTGCCCCCTCTTTGTGCTCTGTGGAGAAGTCAAGATCATGATAAGGACTAACACTTTTGCTCACATTCATTGCTTGAATTTATTACTTAGAAGCAACTAAAGGGGTCTAAGAATTCTGTTTGAGCGTTTAGTTATTGCAAGACTATATTAATCATATGGTTGCATGAGAAGGAAACGGGCTAAATGAGGACCCTAAGGACAGGAAATGCTTGCCCATTTTGTTGATGTTCTTGTAGGCGTATTTTgtgaaacacattaaaagttacccatttaccaaaagaaagaaaaaaattaactctgacctttttgaaatgttaactCTGAGTTTGCATGAAGCTGAACTTCCCGTTTTATGTTTATCTGACTTTACACTAGTGTATGTGTCCTTTTTACTAAAGTTTCAAAGAGCCGATGTATATTTAGAGAACTGTGTTGATGCAACAGTGatgtaagctttttttaagctgtcTCAAGTTAtaacacatcttttttttccactatgAGTTAGTGCTGGgcaatttatagaaaaaaaatgtaatttgttaaaaaagtatcCTATATCAcgaaaacatgtttcataacaatcacaataaagtatattttcagttattctatgaaaaatacttttctctgcctttatttttttgagtagCATATAGCTCAAtagtcacaaatgagaaacttttttttaaatgcacaacagtttcaagttttttagtagaaaaacacatttttggaccaaagttcagcaataaaaaatcaacaaataaaaacgatagaagagaaatggcacaataTACACTTTTCTATTGTCCACACGATGTGTATCGTCATATCGGCCAGCATTACTATGAGTtgctacatttataaaaacacataacACTTTTGGACCATAAATAGaaatccaaaatccaaagcTAATTATGAAGTCTTCtatctagaaaaaaaagcctcattccaactacattttttcctattataaaattgttttcagtggtcttttaattatgcagtttttagtcaaaaataaaagcatcctgtgtcattttttaagacatattttttgcggaagttaattagaaatgtgtaactgagttgtgggcgggactgttggtgctgaAGTTAGCCTCCACTAATTTCCCGTTAGCCctatgtttacactctctcccgctagcttatagcacctcacaagcccaaacTAATATTAGtatagcaacaaaaatggcaagcaatattggagctatccagctgtacagttttgagccagatgccagcttagatgggaaaaatgaagatgttaatggatctatttgtctgcaagtggatgcatcagaattgtagtggagaagggagacttCGGGCCGCCCATGGTAGTTGCTGTATCACAAATTCGAGCTTTTTCAAATCGTGGAGTTTTgtcctgatccaacatgatttgaataaagaaatactcagaaactcaattttaaccttaaattcatttaaatgtgtattcCATCACGATAAAAATAACGTGTTTTAAGAAGAACATGTTTGCtatgccaaaaacacaattttgattggagtgggtcataagtaagtacatttttttgtatttttttatgtcttaaacgatgtaaggtaaaaaaaaaaagttaaagtcagttttgaagaaatcacaaacaaaattgTCACCAAGGATCTATTCATTTCCTTCTGGATTGTATACTTTTTTCACTTCACCCCATgcgaaataaaaaataatttcactgttttgtttttgtttttttcaccagAAAATTCAGAGGCAGCAGATCTGAAGCAGTTCTTCGACCTGTACTATTCCCATATCTATTATGTCTTCTTTGAAAACTTTGTCACCATTGAGGTCAGCCTCAAGCAAAAAGGTAAGCTTTCCTGATGACTAAAATGATAACGAAAGTATGTTAAGTCTATTTATGTTTaagctgtattttttattatttttttgtttctttttcaggtCATAAGTCTCAGAGGGAGGAACTGGACTCGATTCTCTTCATCTTTGAGGTTAGTAAATCATAGCTTGTACATACGTATACTTAAAGctaagaaatattttatatacaCACCTGCAAAACAGCAGATTAAAGCACCAATGAATTATTTAGTCAAATGGAAGagcagtttaaataaagttacattttgagCTTCTCgccaaagagaaaaacatgttaatacTGCCCATCCACAACTGAAGGGTTCCAACGTTTTCTGTTAAAAGAATATTTCATGCTCCTGGAAAATGGGAAGTTTTTTTCAGCTCTCAGTTTCCTGTTTGTGTCTGATGAGGATGTTGACCGTTTGAACCATGACTCGCTGAAACATCTGCACCTGGTGGTTCAAATTCAGTTAAACCACATCTCTTTAAAGTGATGCTTCACACAGCTGCTGCTTTAGTAGATCTTTTAGAGTGAGTTTGATTGTATTTAGTTTAGATTTTGCCCTTACAGTGGCTTGTGGTGTCCCAGCTTTCTAattgagatttttcttttatctctaaaaatgaaaactgctgCTTTCCAAACATCAGTCAGCATGGCTGCATGGAATAagcttaaatatctttatatttttcccaTTTAAGATGGTGTTGCATTGCTGATATGGGTCAAAACAATTCAGATACTGATCTATTTCTGACAACATTTCCAGAGCATGGttgggttgttgttttttggttgtCACAGGGTGACTCTGAGGGCCATTGACCTCCTTGATTCTCAGCAGGTGAAAAACTCTGaccagaacagaaaaaaatgtatgaagtaGCCTGAAAGTGAACACGATACACGCCTAAGAGAGGTGCTGCATTCACATGCACATTTTCTTCGGACTCTGTTACAcgtgttgtgttattttcttacatttccatgtagtaaagaaatactctgactaaaatattttctttagtctttttttaaggtaGTAAATATAAAGTTCTCTTAGAAACTGCATTGTGTAATTATCTTTTCTAAATATGCTCTCCTTTAGAAAATCCTCCAGCTCCTGCCAGAGAGAATCCAGAGCAGGTGGCAGTTCCACAGCATTGGTAACTTTACatcttttaatacattttttttttttcgttccaTTTGAATAGTTTATCTAAAAGTAAAGAACCTGTTAGGCTTGTCAGGTCTAGatgtaatcacattttttacctaaaatgttgagtttttctgaaaaatgttcttctgttttgaGATATATAAGAGAAGGAATTTCGTATGCATTGATTGGACACTTATCTCTTTCAGGGCTTATCCTCAAGAAG
The genomic region above belongs to Oryzias melastigma strain HK-1 linkage group LG22, ASM292280v2, whole genome shotgun sequence and contains:
- the brms1la gene encoding breast cancer metastasis-suppressor 1-like protein-A isoform X2, producing MPVHRDREKKENTAEEMEVEDQEQDASSLDEEDSDSFSVSEDGDSSEMDEEDCERRRVECLNEMSNLEKQFTDLKDQLYRERLNQVNSKLTEVEAGRATEYLDPLEVLRENMQVRTKVAGIYRQLCLESVKNKYDCEIQAACQHWESEKLLLFDTVHSELEEKIRRLEEDRHSIDITSELWNDELSGRKKRRDVLSPDKKRRRPSVVSGPYIVYMLPDLDILEDWTTIRKAVATLGPHRGRSDSESSVFPFRPERNRPILNC